A window from Methanomassiliicoccus sp. encodes these proteins:
- a CDS encoding DUF116 domain-containing protein, which produces MLSVSFDQVMAILGYAVLIVVLALATLALIMLVVTVISMRRGRFYLPTLLRPGLIIMEGLAKILWSVSKVDDREILSFSIRLHNQLNRERFSKLPMEDRMIFLPQCLRSIDCPSSLSIEGLVCKRCMRCEIGKGIDELESAGCRVSIVPGSTFVKRLVKKYRPKGIVGVGCLMEVKEGLEMTDQMDLPAMGVVTLRDGCVETAVDWPTLLEVATIRPGQ; this is translated from the coding sequence ATGTTATCCGTCTCTTTCGACCAGGTTATGGCCATTCTGGGGTATGCGGTCCTCATCGTCGTATTGGCATTGGCGACCCTGGCCCTGATCATGCTGGTCGTGACGGTCATATCTATGCGCCGGGGACGGTTCTATCTGCCCACGCTCCTGAGGCCAGGGCTCATCATCATGGAGGGGCTGGCTAAAATCCTCTGGAGTGTCAGCAAGGTCGATGACCGGGAGATTCTTTCATTCTCCATACGGCTGCACAATCAGCTCAACCGGGAGAGGTTCAGCAAGTTGCCGATGGAGGACCGCATGATCTTTCTCCCTCAGTGCCTGAGGTCCATCGATTGTCCTTCCAGCCTTTCCATCGAAGGCTTGGTCTGTAAGCGCTGCATGCGTTGCGAGATCGGCAAGGGGATCGACGAGCTGGAGAGCGCCGGTTGCCGGGTGTCCATCGTGCCTGGTTCCACCTTCGTGAAGCGCCTAGTCAAGAAGTACCGACCCAAAGGCATAGTGGGGGTCGGTTGCCTTATGGAAGTCAAGGAGGGGCTGGAGATGACCGACCAGATGGACCTCCCGGCGATGGGAGTGGTCACCTTGAGGGATGGGTGTGTCGAGACCGCGGTGGACTGGCCCACCCTCCTGGAGGTGGCCACCATCCGCCCGGGACAGTGA
- a CDS encoding inorganic diphosphatase translates to MRISSKGERGLPPSGERMTLWKSLPVGRDPPNIINVIIETPKGSKNKCEVSKQFDAVVLDRVLHSSVIFPLEYGMIPRTYYEDGDALDAMVVLSEPTFPRCVIEARPIGLLRLRDEHGPDDKVLCAATRDPRNREYYDLHDLPKHYLEEIAEFFRTYKRLEEEKNTEVLGWDGKEAGLKCVQEGMELFNRNFGDGAKE, encoded by the coding sequence ATGAGGATAAGTTCAAAAGGGGAGAGGGGCCTGCCACCCAGTGGTGAGAGAATGACCCTATGGAAGAGTTTACCCGTTGGCCGTGACCCCCCTAATATCATCAACGTCATCATCGAGACCCCCAAGGGCAGCAAGAACAAGTGCGAGGTCTCCAAGCAGTTCGACGCTGTCGTCCTTGATAGGGTGCTCCACTCGAGCGTCATCTTTCCCCTGGAGTACGGCATGATTCCCCGGACCTATTACGAGGATGGCGACGCCCTCGACGCCATGGTCGTCCTGTCCGAACCTACCTTCCCCCGGTGCGTCATAGAGGCCAGGCCGATAGGCCTCCTTCGATTGCGAGACGAGCACGGGCCCGATGACAAGGTTCTGTGCGCCGCGACCAGGGATCCCCGCAATCGAGAGTACTACGATCTTCACGACCTTCCCAAGCACTACCTGGAGGAGATCGCGGAGTTCTTCCGGACCTACAAGCGCCTCGAAGAGGAGAAGAACACCGAGGTCCTGGGCTGGGACGGAAAGGAGGCCGGGCTGAAATGTGTCCAGGAGGGCATGGAGCTCTTCAACAGGAATTTTGGAGACGGTGCCAAGGAATGA
- the msrA gene encoding peptide-methionine (S)-S-oxide reductase MsrA: MAEEKATFGAGCFWGVQAEFDKVEGVLSTQVGFMGGTKENPSYRDVCGHRTGHAEVVEVTFDPSKVSYDHLLDVFWNIHDPTTLNRQGPDVGDQYRSAIFYHSPEQQAAAERSKAGQEEAGRFRRPIVTQIVPATTFWRAEEYHQKYLQKHGAASCHI; this comes from the coding sequence ATGGCAGAAGAGAAGGCTACTTTCGGGGCAGGATGTTTCTGGGGGGTGCAGGCGGAGTTCGACAAGGTGGAGGGGGTGCTCTCCACCCAGGTCGGTTTCATGGGCGGAACCAAGGAAAATCCAAGCTACCGTGACGTGTGCGGTCACCGGACCGGTCATGCCGAGGTCGTGGAGGTGACCTTCGATCCCTCCAAAGTATCCTATGATCATCTACTGGATGTGTTCTGGAACATCCATGATCCAACCACTCTGAACCGCCAGGGACCTGATGTCGGCGACCAGTACCGTTCGGCCATCTTCTACCACTCGCCGGAGCAGCAGGCTGCGGCCGAGCGCTCCAAAGCCGGGCAGGAGGAGGCAGGAAGGTTCAGGCGCCCAATCGTTACCCAAATCGTGCCAGCGACCACCTTCTGGCGGGCCGAGGAGTATCACCAGAAGTACCTGCAGAAGCATGGGGCGGCTTCCTGTCACATCTGA
- a CDS encoding winged helix-turn-helix transcriptional regulator, translating to MTEDVDVNVLDIDHVFSILKYLDSRKGEDVLASELREVMPNYGRMMLIVRQLENKNLIEIRMETRPRKRYILSLTDKGRTVVRKLLALDRLIASWQ from the coding sequence ATGACTGAAGATGTAGATGTAAACGTCTTGGACATCGATCACGTGTTCTCAATCCTGAAGTATCTGGATTCCAGGAAGGGAGAGGACGTCCTGGCAAGCGAACTGAGGGAGGTGATGCCGAACTATGGACGGATGATGCTCATTGTTCGACAGCTGGAGAACAAGAACCTCATCGAGATCCGGATGGAGACCCGGCCCCGGAAGCGTTACATCCTTTCCCTCACCGATAAGGGTCGGACGGTGGTCAGGAAGCTGCTTGCCCTGGACCGCCTGATCGCTTCCTGGCAGTGA
- a CDS encoding methyltransferase translates to MKFVMPSSVFAPVPYEYNLLAKAAINDVKVGDRVLDVGTGCGVQAVMAATKSINVFAVDVNPFAVKCAQQNVLSNHLSSRVKVIKSNLFENVKGRFDLITFDPPFRWTEPRDYWEMCSADPCYGTMIHFFENVKEYLRDDGRVLVHFGTSGDIVFFRHLISKNGFRRRQVMKQSRKGWVYFVYKLTT, encoded by the coding sequence ATGAAGTTCGTGATGCCGTCCAGCGTTTTCGCCCCTGTTCCCTACGAGTACAACCTACTCGCCAAAGCGGCGATAAATGATGTGAAGGTAGGGGACCGAGTACTGGACGTGGGCACGGGGTGCGGCGTTCAGGCTGTGATGGCAGCTACCAAATCAATAAACGTCTTCGCTGTAGACGTGAACCCATTTGCGGTAAAGTGTGCCCAGCAAAATGTCCTATCGAACCATCTGTCTTCACGGGTTAAGGTGATTAAAAGCAACTTGTTCGAAAACGTCAAGGGACGGTTCGATCTGATCACTTTCGACCCTCCGTTCCGATGGACTGAACCTCGGGATTATTGGGAGATGTGCAGCGCGGACCCATGTTATGGCACTATGATCCATTTTTTCGAAAATGTGAAAGAGTACCTGAGAGACGACGGAAGAGTTTTGGTGCATTTCGGGACTTCTGGAGATATAGTATTCTTTAGGCATCTGATTAGTAAGAACGGGTTCAGACGAAGGCAAGTGATGAAACAGAGCAGAAAAGGGTGGGTATATTTCGTCTATAAATTGACGACATAG
- a CDS encoding antibiotic biosynthesis monooxygenase: MVSARIACWKFKPGMRNEGVKRMNTHLDELKAQNGFTGVISLLSVKSPDRVTVISFWNSSEAMGANQDGLFQKISGELTDILVGPPQVANQTVGIAEMAKIYA, translated from the coding sequence ATGGTCAGTGCAAGAATCGCCTGCTGGAAGTTCAAGCCGGGAATGAGGAACGAAGGGGTAAAGAGAATGAACACCCACCTCGATGAGCTGAAAGCCCAGAACGGTTTCACGGGGGTTATTTCCCTGCTATCGGTGAAGAGTCCAGATAGGGTAACGGTCATCAGCTTCTGGAACTCCTCGGAGGCCATGGGAGCCAATCAGGACGGCCTTTTCCAGAAGATCAGCGGCGAGCTCACGGATATTTTGGTCGGACCGCCCCAGGTCGCCAACCAGACCGTCGGTATCGCGGAGATGGCGAAGATATATGCCTGA
- a CDS encoding mechanosensitive ion channel, translating to MSWLDYPIWDGITLGKLLAFTILLVAATVIGKLISNLIRNRLDGRMGRRTSKKVARFSFYVIMGAAVLIGFSQVLRMDFSGLIISLGLVGVAIAFASQQIISNMLSGLMISIIRPIELEDWVEVGLAPTTGVCRVKDINLMTTVLRDVDGRIIIVPNSEIVNGKIINYTQAGFVAASIDLWFYSTSSIEAVRRIVLEEADRDPHILPNVDEEERRVVLKVFERPAIRNLFGSSPNLSTLNPRVNILDLREGKVKVNIRIWIREVNRRDEIISGFFEAIRERFKGEGISLCNP from the coding sequence ATGAGCTGGCTGGATTACCCGATCTGGGACGGCATCACGTTAGGTAAGTTGCTGGCCTTCACCATATTGCTGGTGGCAGCTACTGTGATCGGGAAACTGATCAGCAATCTTATCCGTAACAGGCTAGACGGGCGGATGGGCCGCAGGACCTCCAAAAAGGTGGCCCGATTCTCCTTCTATGTCATCATGGGCGCCGCCGTGCTCATCGGCTTCAGCCAAGTGCTGAGGATGGATTTCAGCGGGCTGATAATATCCCTGGGGCTGGTGGGGGTGGCTATCGCCTTCGCCTCCCAGCAGATAATATCCAACATGCTCTCCGGTCTGATGATCTCGATCATCCGCCCCATCGAGCTGGAGGACTGGGTGGAGGTCGGGCTGGCCCCTACCACGGGGGTTTGCCGGGTTAAGGACATTAACCTCATGACCACCGTACTTAGGGACGTCGACGGCAGGATCATCATCGTCCCCAACTCCGAGATCGTCAACGGCAAGATCATCAACTACACTCAGGCAGGCTTTGTGGCCGCCTCCATCGATCTGTGGTTCTATTCCACCAGCTCAATCGAGGCGGTAAGGAGAATCGTGCTGGAGGAGGCGGATAGGGATCCCCACATACTGCCGAACGTGGATGAGGAGGAACGTCGGGTCGTGCTGAAGGTCTTCGAGCGGCCTGCTATCCGCAATCTCTTTGGGTCGTCCCCCAACCTCAGCACCCTCAACCCCAGGGTCAACATCCTGGACCTCAGGGAAGGTAAGGTCAAGGTAAACATCCGCATCTGGATCAGGGAAGTGAACAGGCGGGACGAGATAATCTCGGGGTTCTTCGAGGCGATCAGGGAGCGGTTCAAGGGAGAGGGCATATCCCTGTGCAACCCTTGA
- a CDS encoding heme-binding protein: MTEVIDYEVVRTFDQVEIRRYPSILLATVRGQSDDSAFSILFDYISGNNRSGENMSMTAPVVSTRSGTRMGMTAPVISDESTFSFVLPLRFDLRTAPRPADARIELVSVPPRHVAVLRFSGRAHLREIMEKERELLDWLNRRAIRVKGPPFLMRYNSPFAPGFMRRNEIGAEIFDEDISGVV, from the coding sequence ATGACCGAAGTCATCGACTATGAGGTGGTACGGACCTTTGACCAGGTGGAGATCCGAAGGTATCCGTCGATCCTCCTGGCCACCGTTAGGGGTCAGTCTGACGACTCGGCGTTCTCTATCCTCTTCGACTATATTTCCGGTAACAACCGGTCGGGGGAGAACATGTCCATGACCGCTCCGGTGGTATCCACAAGGTCGGGCACAAGGATGGGCATGACCGCTCCGGTGATAAGCGACGAGTCCACCTTCTCCTTCGTCCTTCCATTGCGGTTCGACCTGAGGACAGCTCCCCGTCCGGCCGATGCCCGGATCGAACTGGTATCGGTCCCGCCCCGTCATGTCGCTGTCCTACGGTTCAGCGGACGGGCCCACCTGCGAGAGATAATGGAGAAAGAGCGCGAGCTCCTAGATTGGCTGAACAGGCGTGCCATCAGGGTCAAGGGCCCCCCGTTCCTCATGCGCTACAACAGCCCCTTTGCTCCCGGATTCATGCGTCGCAACGAGATCGGTGCGGAGATCTTCGACGAGGACATCAGCGGGGTGGTATGA
- a CDS encoding CBS domain-containing protein → MGDTDKRFSETLVGDVFDLIVKRPTTVIGDSTISDVIEGMLGNPVSRKVYVVDEQEKLLGMVTTDTVLRLIGYRTGVRELGAMSFYRFLRDMFKEKVSSFMAPTLSVTKEDNLKKALDLMLKEHVNDLPVIDAEGRIIGELISLELFLKGRELFVNDGKAQDVVS, encoded by the coding sequence ATGGGCGATACCGATAAGCGGTTCAGCGAGACCCTCGTCGGCGATGTGTTCGATCTGATCGTCAAGAGACCGACCACGGTGATCGGGGATAGCACGATCAGCGATGTGATCGAGGGTATGCTTGGCAATCCCGTCTCCAGAAAGGTCTATGTCGTGGACGAGCAGGAAAAGCTCCTGGGTATGGTCACCACCGACACCGTGCTCAGGCTTATCGGCTATCGCACGGGGGTGCGAGAGCTGGGAGCCATGTCGTTCTATCGCTTCCTGCGGGACATGTTCAAGGAGAAGGTATCCTCGTTCATGGCGCCGACCCTCTCGGTGACCAAGGAGGACAACCTGAAAAAGGCGCTGGACCTCATGCTCAAGGAGCACGTCAACGACCTCCCGGTGATCGACGCAGAGGGTCGCATCATCGGCGAGCTGATCAGCCTCGAACTGTTCCTCAAGGGAAGGGAACTGTTCGTCAATGACGGCAAGGCCCAGGACGTCGTTTCATGA
- a CDS encoding PAS domain-containing protein encodes MMGDNLDLGGSMEERTSRPQVPPGRFERIVEMANEGIWTLDAAGRTDYINERGAAILGYSPEEMLGRPPTDFAPLELRAVWNMVDGRPGAGVVRGVELPMQHKNGRMVWVSASMQPLFDSYGNDDGALATFSDITERKKVEDELSMSEFHLARAQQMAHLGSWEWDIPLDRQFWSDEVYRIMGMQPREIKPKYKDFLDFVHPSERARVESAITSALDHSIYDVEYRYLTRAGKEGYAHSQGAVTFDDKGKPVKMDGTIQDVTNRRMAEEALKDSERRLGLALSAGKLATWDWRFTSREVVWNDELYRLMGYDAEEVKPGLQAFLDRVHPEDRADVEAAVRSAAEDQNDYNLEFRALWPSGTLRWIEARGRTERDEPGRLSRSYGVMIDVTDRKMVEQELRRSNNELQEFAYIASHDLQEPLRMITSFLSLLDQRYGERLDPQARSYVDLAVDGAQRMKQLIEDLLTYSRVETRGKEFSPVDMNKVAQLVLSELKLSIIEAEAKVQVDPLPTVMADRTQMSQLISNMISNAIKFRSSEPPRITLSARPQGGEWTFEVKDNGIGIDPRYHEYVFKMFHRLHTREEYPGTGIGLAIARKIVERHGGRMGVESEPGKGSTFFFTLPRS; translated from the coding sequence ATGATGGGTGACAATTTGGACCTCGGTGGGTCGATGGAGGAGAGGACGTCTAGACCGCAGGTTCCGCCGGGCAGGTTTGAGCGGATCGTCGAGATGGCCAACGAGGGCATCTGGACATTGGATGCAGCCGGCCGGACCGACTACATTAACGAGCGGGGAGCGGCCATCCTCGGTTACTCCCCGGAGGAGATGCTCGGCCGTCCGCCCACCGACTTCGCGCCTCTCGAGCTCAGAGCAGTGTGGAATATGGTGGACGGTCGACCGGGCGCGGGCGTCGTGAGAGGTGTAGAGCTCCCGATGCAGCATAAGAATGGCCGCATGGTGTGGGTCTCGGCGTCGATGCAACCGCTGTTTGACTCGTACGGTAACGACGACGGTGCTCTGGCGACATTCTCGGACATCACCGAGCGGAAGAAGGTGGAGGATGAGCTGAGTATGAGCGAATTCCATCTTGCACGGGCTCAGCAGATGGCCCATCTCGGCAGCTGGGAATGGGACATTCCCCTCGATCGGCAGTTCTGGTCGGACGAGGTGTACAGGATAATGGGGATGCAGCCCCGGGAGATCAAGCCGAAGTACAAGGACTTCCTGGACTTCGTCCACCCTTCGGAACGGGCACGAGTCGAGTCGGCGATCACCAGCGCCCTGGACCACTCAATCTATGACGTGGAGTACCGATATCTGACGAGGGCCGGGAAAGAAGGCTATGCTCACAGCCAGGGGGCGGTAACCTTCGATGATAAGGGAAAACCGGTGAAGATGGACGGCACGATCCAGGACGTCACCAATCGCCGCATGGCGGAGGAGGCGCTCAAGGATAGCGAACGGCGGCTGGGCCTGGCTCTATCAGCAGGGAAGCTGGCGACTTGGGACTGGCGGTTCACCAGCAGAGAGGTGGTATGGAACGATGAGCTCTACCGTCTGATGGGCTACGATGCCGAAGAGGTCAAACCCGGTCTCCAGGCTTTTTTGGACCGAGTACATCCAGAGGATCGAGCCGATGTGGAGGCGGCGGTACGATCAGCGGCCGAGGATCAAAACGATTATAATTTGGAGTTTCGCGCCCTCTGGCCCAGCGGTACTCTAAGATGGATCGAGGCCCGGGGCCGGACCGAGCGGGATGAGCCGGGGCGGCTGTCCCGATCCTACGGGGTGATGATCGATGTCACTGATCGAAAGATGGTGGAGCAGGAGCTGAGGCGATCCAACAACGAGCTGCAGGAGTTCGCGTACATCGCATCGCACGACCTTCAGGAACCTCTGAGAATGATCACCTCTTTCCTCTCGCTGCTGGACCAGAGGTACGGCGAAAGGCTCGACCCCCAGGCCAGATCGTACGTGGACCTAGCGGTCGATGGTGCACAGAGGATGAAGCAGCTCATCGAGGACCTGCTGACCTACTCCCGGGTGGAGACCAGAGGAAAGGAGTTCTCCCCCGTTGACATGAACAAAGTAGCTCAGTTGGTATTGAGCGAGCTGAAACTGTCGATTATTGAGGCCGAAGCCAAGGTTCAGGTCGACCCTCTGCCTACGGTCATGGCCGACAGGACGCAGATGAGCCAGTTGATCTCAAACATGATCTCTAACGCCATCAAGTTCCGCAGCTCCGAGCCGCCGAGGATAACGCTCTCCGCCCGACCCCAGGGGGGCGAATGGACCTTCGAGGTCAAGGATAACGGCATCGGCATCGATCCGAGGTACCATGAGTACGTGTTCAAGATGTTCCATCGTCTGCACACTCGGGAGGAGTATCCCGGCACCGGGATCGGCTTGGCCATAGCCCGGAAGATTGTGGAGCGGCACGGCGGACGAATGGGGGTGGAGTCAGAGCCGGGAAAAGGGTCGACATTCTTCTTCACCCTTCCTCGGAGTTGA
- a CDS encoding general stress protein encodes MAEKKRSKRGEMTTAEAGRKGGERTSQTHGKEFYQEIGQKGGEKVAEERGSEFYREIGQKGGEKTAETHGKEFYQEIGRKGGETVSEERGPEFYKEIGSKGAEAEPREAKVKGGEHSHGGGRSSGSEGRESGSTHEKLSEAGRKGGKQSHKND; translated from the coding sequence ATGGCTGAGAAGAAGCGTTCCAAGAGGGGAGAGATGACCACGGCCGAGGCCGGCCGCAAGGGCGGCGAGAGGACATCCCAAACCCACGGAAAGGAATTTTACCAGGAGATTGGTCAGAAGGGCGGCGAGAAGGTTGCCGAGGAGCGGGGCTCAGAGTTCTACCGGGAGATTGGTCAGAAGGGCGGCGAGAAGACCGCCGAGACCCACGGCAAAGAATTTTACCAGGAGATCGGCAGGAAGGGGGGAGAGACAGTATCTGAGGAGCGAGGCCCTGAGTTCTACAAGGAGATTGGCTCCAAAGGTGCAGAGGCCGAGCCGCGCGAGGCTAAAGTAAAGGGCGGGGAGCACTCCCATGGTGGAGGACGGAGTTCGGGTTCCGAGGGAAGGGAGAGTGGGTCCACCCACGAAAAGCTATCAGAGGCCGGCCGCAAGGGCGGCAAGCAGTCGCACAAGAACGACTGA
- a CDS encoding mechanosensitive ion channel family protein — translation MIRKLIVLAGLIAIGVAFWIINPTGRLVLSYSFFALALVYFLFSIIFQGIISRRVKDRKTRYSLSKALTVLYVFIFVGTVAVLWIEQPETLAVSIGLIGAAAAFVLQDFVRNFVGGLAILANDIYSVGDRIEVEEWLGDVVDIGLLYTTLLEMRAWIGGDQTTGRLVTIPNSMATSGIVSNYTKDFPFLWDEVKFPISQDSDIPYAMERFKAIAYEVTDEQARAAEEALTEVVMEKYYLTQREVRPSAYMSFNDDWVDIFVRYVTRVHDRREVRSKMLQLMLAEIRLSERIKIGSDATGIDMFPEITVVHK, via the coding sequence GTGATCAGGAAGCTCATCGTCCTGGCCGGTCTGATCGCGATCGGTGTTGCCTTCTGGATCATCAATCCGACCGGACGGCTCGTGCTCTCCTACTCGTTCTTCGCTCTGGCCCTCGTCTACTTTCTGTTCTCCATAATCTTTCAGGGGATTATTTCCCGGCGGGTCAAGGATCGCAAGACCCGCTACAGCCTGAGCAAGGCGCTGACCGTCCTGTACGTATTCATCTTCGTGGGCACGGTGGCCGTGCTCTGGATCGAGCAGCCGGAGACCCTCGCCGTCTCCATCGGTCTCATCGGGGCCGCCGCGGCTTTCGTGCTTCAGGACTTCGTCCGTAACTTCGTCGGCGGCCTGGCCATCCTGGCTAACGATATCTACAGCGTCGGTGACCGGATTGAGGTCGAGGAGTGGTTGGGCGATGTGGTGGACATCGGTTTGCTTTACACCACCTTGCTGGAGATGCGGGCATGGATCGGCGGGGACCAGACCACCGGCCGTCTGGTGACCATCCCCAACAGCATGGCCACGTCGGGCATCGTGAGCAATTACACCAAAGATTTCCCTTTCCTGTGGGATGAGGTCAAGTTTCCCATCTCCCAGGACAGCGACATCCCCTACGCGATGGAGCGGTTCAAGGCCATTGCCTATGAGGTCACCGATGAACAGGCTAGGGCCGCCGAGGAGGCTTTGACCGAGGTTGTCATGGAGAAGTATTATCTCACCCAGAGGGAGGTCAGGCCCTCGGCCTATATGTCGTTCAATGACGATTGGGTTGACATCTTCGTTCGGTACGTGACCCGGGTCCACGACCGCCGGGAGGTTCGCAGCAAAATGCTCCAGCTCATGCTGGCGGAGATCCGTCTGTCGGAGCGGATCAAGATCGGGTCGGATGCCACAGGAATTGACATGTTTCCGGAGATCACCGTCGTCCACAAGTAG
- a CDS encoding fibronectin type III domain-containing protein produces MYCKLLSILLTLLCISITYASFIETVSAESGGDFRYALIDNGDAVEITGYLGPGGAVVIPSAIDGKPVRSIGEKAFSGSSLISLVIYDCNITVGNCTFSDSNSLQYVTIQNSAVTFGNFTFSSCSSLISVSIQKSEVNLGDWTFVDCESLVSMSMMNSKIHIGLCDFQFCTSLASITIPESVTSLGEGAFSWCSSLKSITIPANVTNIGPGALSGCSALDSISVDPDNQYYASVDGVLYDKTLTKLIQYPSGKKGDFVIPSNVTFIVDQALRGSTGLTSVTIPSSLTAINDFEFSDCTSLTSIVIPSSITHIGGWAFNHCRSLTSITIPDGVTSISDMTFCDCSALTQLTLPANATSIGVQSFWGCSALTLIEIPNSVTSIGRGAFADCSNLEFILLPEHLDMIQAITFAECTSLTSIIIPGSVKNIAYSAFGGCSSLTSIIFDGNAPDCWSWGNSWVEGCSDDLTIYYGENATGFSTPMWGTVPAYPVPTQESPSNLSVACEGTDAKLSWEAPSSKTSCTIEYYIIYQDGVDVKHVRGTSATITNLTTGRMYSFSVAAHNPSGNGNTTQAFELLIGGGTKSDITMPATTTTVVIVAPLAVALLVILLVMIRRK; encoded by the coding sequence ATGTACTGCAAGTTGTTATCCATACTGCTCACCTTACTGTGCATATCAATCACCTATGCTTCATTCATTGAAACCGTATCGGCCGAAAGTGGTGGAGATTTTCGGTATGCGCTCATCGACAATGGGGACGCGGTGGAGATAACAGGTTATCTAGGACCTGGCGGAGCGGTGGTCATACCCTCTGCGATCGATGGTAAACCTGTTAGGAGTATAGGTGAGAAGGCTTTCTCTGGTAGCTCGCTAATCTCGCTCGTGATTTACGATTGCAACATAACTGTAGGAAACTGCACTTTCTCTGATAGCAACTCATTGCAATATGTCACTATTCAGAATAGCGCTGTGACCTTTGGGAATTTTACATTCTCTTCGTGTTCCTCCCTTATATCGGTCAGCATACAGAAAAGCGAAGTCAATCTCGGAGACTGGACCTTCGTCGATTGTGAGTCCCTGGTTTCCATGAGCATGATGAACAGCAAGATACACATCGGCCTGTGTGATTTCCAATTTTGCACCTCCCTAGCTTCGATAACAATCCCGGAGAGCGTCACCAGCCTTGGTGAGGGTGCCTTTTCGTGGTGTAGCTCTCTAAAATCAATCACCATCCCCGCCAACGTTACCAATATTGGACCAGGTGCTCTCTCAGGATGTAGCGCGCTTGATTCAATATCAGTCGATCCAGATAATCAATACTACGCTAGTGTGGATGGTGTTCTTTATGATAAAACATTAACAAAACTAATCCAATACCCATCAGGTAAGAAGGGCGACTTTGTAATTCCCAGCAATGTCACATTTATTGTCGATCAAGCGTTACGCGGTAGCACGGGCTTGACCTCTGTGACCATCCCCTCTTCTTTAACTGCCATAAATGACTTCGAATTTTCTGATTGTACATCTCTAACTTCGATTGTCATCCCTTCCAGCATTACTCACATCGGAGGATGGGCATTCAATCATTGTAGATCTTTGACGTCGATAACCATTCCCGATGGAGTCACCAGCATTAGCGACATGACATTTTGTGATTGTTCCGCCCTCACCCAATTGACCTTACCGGCCAATGCCACCAGCATAGGGGTTCAATCGTTCTGGGGCTGCTCAGCACTAACATTAATAGAAATCCCAAACAGCGTCACCAGCATTGGAAGAGGCGCTTTCGCGGACTGTAGCAATCTCGAATTCATCCTCCTCCCTGAGCATCTTGACATGATTCAGGCCATTACTTTCGCAGAGTGCACATCTCTCACATCAATCATAATACCAGGCAGCGTTAAGAACATCGCATATTCAGCATTTGGTGGCTGTTCGTCTCTCACCTCAATCATTTTTGATGGTAATGCACCGGACTGCTGGTCATGGGGGAATAGCTGGGTTGAAGGATGCAGTGATGATTTGACGATCTATTATGGTGAGAATGCAACGGGATTCAGTACTCCGATGTGGGGCACCGTACCCGCATATCCTGTACCGACCCAAGAATCCCCATCAAATCTTTCAGTTGCCTGTGAAGGTACAGATGCTAAATTATCTTGGGAAGCGCCTAGTAGTAAGACTAGTTGCACTATCGAGTACTATATCATCTACCAAGATGGCGTGGATGTAAAACACGTGAGAGGTACATCAGCCACCATCACTAACCTTACAACCGGAAGGATGTACTCGTTCTCAGTAGCTGCTCATAACCCATCGGGCAATGGCAATACCACTCAAGCGTTTGAATTATTGATTGGAGGGGGCACCAAATCAGACATCACAATGCCAGCCACAACCACTACAGTGGTGATTGTAGCACCGCTGGCTGTAGCGTTGCTGGTCATCTTATTGGTAATGATAAGGCGGAAATGA